Within the Candidatus Aminicenantes bacterium genome, the region TTTCCGCGTCAACGCCCTGGGGACGAAGAACCTGGGCAGGCTAGCGTCGGCGCTGGGGGCCAAACTGGTCCATTTTTCGACCGATTACGTCTTTGACGGCCGCTCGTCCCGGCCCTACCTGGAGAGCGACCCGCCGCGGCCGCAGTCGCACTACGGGCAAAGCAAGTGGCAGGGCGAAAAGCGGCTGACGGCCAACTGCCGGTCCGCTTTTATCTTCCGCATCAGCTGGCTTTACGGCGTGTTCGGGGGCAATTTCGTCATAACCATGCTGAGGAAATTCGCCGGGCCGGACGAGGTCCGCGTGGTCAACGACCAATTCGGCTCGCCGACTTACGCCGCCGCCCTGGCCGCCAACGTCGTGCGCCTGATCGCCGCTGACAGCGAGCGCTATGGCCTGTACCATTACTGCGACAACGGCGTGATCTCCTGGTACGATTTCGCGGCGCGGATCATGGCCGCGGCCCTGGAGCAGGGCGTGCTGGCG harbors:
- the rfbD gene encoding dTDP-4-dehydrorhamnose reductase; this translates as MNDSNRIWLLGDQGMLGRQIALELQKNGLPFVGSDREVDIGDRRSLATFSAGKKISWIINCAAYTAVDQAEIESENAFRVNALGTKNLGRLASALGAKLVHFSTDYVFDGRSSRPYLESDPPRPQSHYGQSKWQGEKRLTANCRSAFIFRISWLYGVFGGNFVITMLRKFAGPDEVRVVNDQFGSPTYAAALAANVVRLIAADSERYGLYHYCDNGVISWYDFAARIMAAALEQGVLAKAVPLRAIRTSEYPTRAVRPAYAALDSGKVVRELNFRVNDWSRNLDDFFREKLRGEPPR